One genomic region from Rubinisphaera margarita encodes:
- a CDS encoding tetratricopeptide repeat protein produces MSGVEDIARQCWQRGSKAVSNEDYDYAVEMFHKAAVLVPDNLAYRQSLRGAEFKKYGNNGKGAGAMSKPRLMGLRSKLSRARSKGEWDEVDKIAEEALKLSPWDAGFNAAVGEACKARGYNHVAIFAYQTAVGPTGEPDNIKLQREFAQLLQDDRKFTEAANVWNRVMKLDPQDSIARQNKTACHFEATIKTGGFDDAESMEDVKMTDAKVAEKLGLKGKRPGDADAPGQDPEKDLMHQIRKDPNSVELHQKLAQFYESKGQLKEAQEALQKALELSKGDRNIQELIDELELKQMSFQLDRLKLAASNAPDDEEAQKKASRFARKLLDREIEIYEVLVQRYPQNKQHKYQLARRYKVLKRWSDAIPLYQQASQDPRLEVDSLVSLGNCFLKDNKPTLAKKQFLKVVPLISFEDYPDRFKEVHYWIGRILEKEGDLKAAEDHYGEILAVDYDYRDVRDRLNGLAET; encoded by the coding sequence ATGAGCGGAGTTGAAGATATCGCCAGGCAATGCTGGCAGCGTGGTTCCAAGGCTGTCAGTAACGAAGACTACGATTACGCAGTCGAGATGTTCCACAAAGCGGCCGTCCTGGTTCCCGATAATCTCGCGTATCGGCAGTCACTCCGGGGAGCCGAATTCAAGAAATATGGCAACAACGGCAAGGGAGCGGGTGCCATGTCGAAGCCCCGGCTCATGGGACTTCGCTCGAAACTCTCTCGCGCCAGGTCGAAGGGCGAGTGGGACGAAGTTGACAAGATCGCCGAAGAAGCTCTCAAGCTCAGCCCCTGGGACGCCGGTTTCAACGCAGCCGTGGGAGAAGCCTGTAAAGCGCGAGGCTACAACCACGTCGCCATCTTTGCGTATCAAACTGCAGTCGGGCCGACCGGAGAGCCGGACAATATCAAGCTGCAGCGGGAGTTTGCCCAGCTGCTGCAGGACGATCGCAAGTTCACCGAAGCCGCCAACGTGTGGAACAGGGTGATGAAGCTCGATCCACAGGATTCGATCGCTCGGCAGAACAAAACGGCCTGTCATTTCGAAGCGACCATCAAAACCGGCGGGTTCGATGACGCCGAATCGATGGAAGACGTCAAGATGACAGACGCCAAGGTCGCTGAAAAGCTAGGTCTCAAAGGCAAACGGCCTGGTGACGCGGATGCTCCAGGTCAGGATCCGGAAAAGGATCTGATGCATCAGATCCGCAAAGATCCCAATAGTGTTGAACTGCACCAGAAGCTGGCCCAGTTTTACGAGTCCAAGGGACAGCTTAAGGAAGCTCAGGAAGCGCTGCAGAAAGCACTCGAGCTTTCCAAGGGCGATCGCAACATTCAGGAACTGATCGACGAGCTCGAACTGAAACAGATGTCATTCCAGCTGGACCGACTTAAACTGGCGGCTTCGAACGCGCCGGATGATGAAGAGGCGCAGAAGAAGGCCTCGCGTTTCGCCCGGAAGCTGCTTGACCGCGAGATCGAGATTTATGAAGTGCTCGTCCAGCGATATCCACAGAACAAGCAACACAAATACCAGCTCGCCCGCCGCTACAAGGTTCTTAAACGATGGTCCGATGCGATCCCGCTGTATCAGCAGGCCAGTCAGGACCCTCGACTCGAAGTCGATTCCCTCGTCTCGCTCGGCAACTGCTTCCTGAAAGACAACAAGCCGACGCTGGCCAAGAAGCAGTTCCTCAAGGTTGTCCCGCTGATTTCGTTCGAAGACTACCCGGACCGCTTCAAGGAAGTGCATTACTGGATCGGTCGGATCCTCGAGAAAGAAGGCGACCTGAAAGCAGCCGAGGATCATTACGGCGAAATCCTCGCCGTCGACTACGACTACCGCGACGTCCGCGATCGCCTGAACGGTCTCGCCGAAACGTAG
- a CDS encoding GGDEF domain-containing protein gives MPASKTSGIGKLLQIHPVEINSGLISIPENGLKVGRGDGADLVLNEEAVSREHARIGYQDGRHYLEDLGSTNGTFHNGERIEFTELRPGDRISIGSHIFKLLSGDETEAQYYESIYDMMTQDGLTRITNKRAFLDILKRETQRSLNTNRPLSLIMLDIDHFKSINDTYGHLVGDQVLRVVAQRIRDVVESHVTFARYGGEEFVLLVPEVNATDAAVIAERCRRAIATTEIEGSGHLIPVSISLGVADLQSLSPDTLQPDTDLISYADAKLYQAKHEGRNRVCS, from the coding sequence ATGCCTGCTTCGAAGACATCGGGAATCGGAAAACTGCTGCAGATTCACCCGGTTGAAATCAACTCCGGATTGATCTCCATTCCGGAGAACGGTCTGAAGGTCGGACGAGGTGACGGAGCGGACCTCGTGCTCAACGAAGAAGCCGTCTCTCGCGAGCATGCCCGGATTGGCTACCAGGACGGACGTCACTATCTGGAAGATCTCGGCAGTACGAACGGGACGTTTCATAATGGGGAGCGGATCGAGTTTACCGAACTCCGCCCGGGTGATCGCATTTCGATCGGCTCGCACATCTTCAAGCTGCTTTCCGGCGACGAGACCGAAGCGCAGTACTACGAATCAATCTACGACATGATGACTCAGGATGGACTGACCCGCATCACGAACAAGCGGGCGTTCCTCGACATCCTGAAACGGGAGACTCAACGGTCGTTGAATACGAACCGACCGCTCTCGCTGATCATGCTCGACATCGATCACTTCAAATCGATTAACGACACCTACGGACATCTGGTGGGCGATCAGGTTCTTCGGGTCGTCGCTCAGCGAATTCGCGATGTCGTCGAATCCCACGTGACGTTCGCCCGCTACGGCGGCGAAGAATTCGTCCTGCTCGTTCCGGAAGTGAACGCAACAGATGCAGCCGTGATCGCCGAGCGTTGCCGCCGGGCCATCGCGACGACGGAGATCGAAGGGAGTGGCCATCTGATTCCCGTTTCGATCAGTCTCGGAGTCGCCGATCTGCAGTCGCTCAGCCCGGATACCCTGCAGCCCGATACCGATCTGATTTCCTATGCGGACGCAAAACTCTATCAGGCCAAACACGAGGGCCGAAATCGTGTCTGCAGCTAG
- the surE gene encoding 5'/3'-nucleotidase SurE — MQILLANDDGIHAPGLIAMAERLKSLGDLTVVAPAYEQSGVGHSVTYRSPLQVEEIYRDGSLFGWSVHGSPADCVKLGILELCPRRPDLVISGINAGSNYGINVLYSGTVAAAIEGAFFGITSIALSLNCSVPPDFDRAADRSMKIIRRLIQDFPEPGLLWSVNFPPSDVEMKGVRFAAMGVRRHTESIERRIDPRGKPYYWSGTDPLENHESDEGTDIAALSEHFATVTPLHFDLTKVSLLEKARSLGWD, encoded by the coding sequence ATGCAGATTCTGCTCGCCAACGATGATGGAATTCACGCCCCCGGTCTGATTGCGATGGCCGAACGCCTGAAGTCGCTCGGAGATCTGACCGTCGTCGCTCCCGCGTACGAACAGAGCGGTGTTGGTCACAGCGTGACTTACCGCAGCCCGCTGCAGGTCGAGGAGATTTATCGCGACGGGAGTCTGTTCGGCTGGTCTGTGCATGGGAGTCCGGCCGACTGCGTGAAGCTCGGCATTCTGGAACTTTGCCCGCGGCGCCCCGATCTGGTGATCTCGGGAATCAATGCCGGCTCGAACTACGGCATCAACGTCCTCTACTCCGGTACTGTCGCCGCAGCGATTGAAGGGGCTTTCTTCGGAATCACGTCGATTGCTCTCTCGCTGAACTGCTCGGTCCCGCCCGACTTTGACCGCGCCGCCGATCGTTCGATGAAAATCATCCGCCGGCTCATCCAGGACTTTCCGGAACCCGGGCTGCTCTGGAGTGTCAACTTCCCGCCCAGCGATGTCGAGATGAAGGGGGTTCGGTTCGCCGCGATGGGCGTGCGGCGGCATACCGAGTCGATCGAACGTCGGATCGATCCGCGTGGCAAGCCCTACTACTGGAGTGGAACCGATCCGCTGGAGAACCACGAGAGCGATGAAGGGACCGACATCGCGGCTCTTTCCGAGCACTTCGCGACGGTGACGCCGCTCCACTTTGACCTGACCAAAGTTTCTTTGCTGGAGAAGGCCCGCTCGCTGGGCTGGGACTGA
- a CDS encoding protein kinase domain-containing protein — protein MSAASSLEASQTLDASRLPEKKSAVLPNDAATVAGGRSVLAPSSSSRQLLPGARLGNFVVESSIGCGAMGAVYRARQIAPVRRDVALKIVIDGAGDSRLLERFEREPQTLAQLDHAEIAHIFDAGTSPTGEPYFAMELCSGQPIDQFCDERELSLADRLQLVTRICHAVQYAHRRGIIHRDLKPENILVADGDPQPILKIVDFGIAKVLDDASLDSPSQTCVGEAIGTPAYMSPEQARGKSIDGRTDVFSIGALLFQLLTGSTPVDFETLQPDTLMDAIRCAAELEPERPRQRLRRLSRDHLKKIADGRGTGPRHLQKLPADLDWITLKAIEPDRRQRYATPHDLADDLNRFLTSQPVHAVRPAWTYRLRKFVQRNRTAVIATALVTATVLVSAGIIGHDHWQEHRRETARLAQVNYDVDSILKSATSRLDLAERDRTHLESQLQEVGFELEQATGLLKEFPELTAPRTQLEKLTRRLAQDLRSLEFVHRLEQARNRPIAEEAATAGSGLTAASLHELEAVFAEAGLVPLESSPVDVAARLQGMPVCLRREIVDALEFWLSETPVGLGVHLRHSPAECSVANLVSGGSAATSGLLQKGDHLVAIEDSSGAWHELRGLNLTEVCRRLNPEPGTTVRLRIRPLNESEQVVSLRSAGETARWIRRTLHEIDPDPQAEELRDAVLNYDAARLLELATSADSHNRTVSGTILLSGTLFSLGERDAAIDRLRTVQRARPENFWINHYLGIALHNLDPFGSNAESIRYLTAAVALRPDSAVPHYNLGYVLEKAGETEAALECFRMAAILNPDYALAAEQVAKLERETAARTERAGNGISQKLTPVDSPQSESYLDIPPFEQQARDLAGRGQFEDAYRVLEEAENSTPGDPRIARTRGLVLLTQGKYAESREVLFETAIRDPADAATRFYLGMACHYLGLIPEAIREYEAALELRPDYDAVREYLDPLQPANS, from the coding sequence GTGTCTGCAGCTAGTTCGCTCGAAGCCAGCCAGACGCTCGATGCGAGCCGCCTTCCCGAGAAGAAGTCCGCCGTCCTGCCGAATGACGCGGCAACCGTTGCCGGCGGACGGTCAGTTCTCGCACCCTCGAGCTCATCGCGGCAGCTGCTGCCAGGGGCACGTCTCGGCAACTTCGTGGTTGAATCGTCAATCGGCTGCGGTGCGATGGGAGCCGTCTATCGGGCTCGACAGATCGCCCCCGTTCGACGCGATGTCGCTCTGAAGATTGTCATCGATGGGGCAGGGGACTCGCGGCTGCTCGAACGCTTCGAACGGGAACCGCAAACGCTGGCTCAGCTCGATCATGCTGAGATTGCGCACATCTTCGATGCGGGGACATCACCCACCGGGGAACCCTATTTCGCGATGGAGCTCTGCTCGGGGCAGCCGATCGATCAGTTCTGCGATGAACGTGAGCTTTCGCTTGCGGACCGGCTCCAGCTTGTCACCCGGATCTGCCATGCGGTGCAATACGCCCACCGTCGCGGAATCATTCATCGCGATCTGAAGCCGGAGAATATTTTGGTCGCCGACGGGGACCCGCAGCCGATTCTCAAGATCGTTGACTTCGGGATCGCCAAGGTGCTCGACGATGCATCACTCGATTCGCCCTCGCAAACGTGTGTCGGTGAAGCGATCGGGACGCCAGCGTACATGAGTCCGGAACAGGCACGCGGCAAGTCGATCGACGGCCGGACCGATGTCTTCTCAATCGGAGCCCTTCTGTTTCAGCTGTTGACTGGCTCAACTCCTGTCGACTTCGAGACACTGCAGCCCGACACGTTAATGGACGCCATCCGCTGTGCAGCCGAGCTTGAGCCGGAACGCCCCCGCCAGCGGTTGAGACGTTTGTCCCGCGATCACTTGAAGAAGATTGCCGACGGGCGGGGAACAGGCCCGCGTCATCTGCAAAAGCTGCCGGCCGATCTCGACTGGATCACACTGAAAGCCATTGAGCCGGACCGCCGGCAGCGCTATGCGACTCCGCACGATCTCGCCGACGATCTCAATCGGTTTCTGACCAGTCAGCCCGTTCATGCGGTCCGTCCGGCCTGGACGTATCGACTCAGAAAGTTCGTGCAGCGGAACCGGACGGCTGTCATTGCAACCGCATTGGTGACAGCCACCGTTCTCGTCTCCGCCGGCATTATCGGGCACGATCACTGGCAGGAACATCGTCGTGAAACCGCCCGTCTGGCCCAGGTCAATTACGATGTCGATTCCATTCTGAAGTCGGCCACCTCCCGGCTCGACCTCGCGGAACGGGATCGAACCCATCTCGAAAGTCAGCTTCAGGAAGTGGGGTTCGAGCTCGAACAGGCGACCGGATTGCTCAAAGAGTTTCCCGAGTTGACCGCCCCCCGGACTCAACTTGAAAAGCTGACCAGACGGCTCGCACAGGATCTGCGTTCGCTCGAATTCGTGCACCGACTGGAACAGGCTCGCAACCGTCCGATTGCTGAAGAAGCCGCGACTGCGGGAAGCGGCCTGACCGCGGCTTCACTGCACGAGCTCGAAGCGGTATTCGCGGAGGCTGGACTGGTCCCTCTCGAATCGAGTCCCGTCGATGTCGCCGCACGATTGCAGGGAATGCCCGTCTGTCTTCGCCGGGAGATTGTCGACGCTCTGGAATTCTGGCTGAGTGAAACTCCAGTCGGTCTCGGCGTGCATCTCCGCCACAGCCCGGCCGAGTGTTCGGTCGCAAATCTGGTCTCGGGCGGATCGGCTGCAACCTCGGGGCTCCTTCAGAAGGGGGATCACCTCGTTGCCATCGAAGATTCTTCCGGAGCATGGCATGAACTTCGCGGGCTGAACCTGACGGAGGTCTGCCGACGTTTGAACCCCGAGCCGGGCACGACAGTTCGCCTGCGGATTCGTCCGCTCAACGAGAGTGAGCAGGTGGTTTCATTAAGAAGCGCCGGAGAGACGGCCCGCTGGATTCGCCGCACACTTCACGAGATCGATCCCGATCCGCAGGCCGAAGAACTGCGCGATGCGGTTCTGAATTATGATGCCGCCCGTTTGCTCGAACTGGCGACATCAGCGGACAGTCATAACCGCACCGTTTCCGGCACGATCCTGTTAAGCGGGACATTGTTTTCACTGGGAGAACGGGACGCGGCGATCGATCGCCTGCGGACCGTTCAACGAGCCCGGCCGGAGAACTTCTGGATCAATCACTATCTCGGAATTGCCCTGCACAATCTCGATCCGTTCGGTTCAAACGCCGAATCGATTCGTTATCTCACAGCCGCGGTTGCGTTGCGTCCCGACTCGGCCGTGCCGCACTACAACCTGGGTTATGTGCTGGAGAAAGCAGGCGAGACGGAAGCCGCGTTGGAATGCTTTCGGATGGCGGCGATCCTCAATCCAGATTACGCACTCGCCGCTGAACAGGTCGCGAAACTCGAACGCGAGACGGCTGCGAGAACCGAACGAGCAGGCAACGGGATCAGCCAGAAACTCACTCCAGTTGACTCCCCTCAGAGCGAGTCGTATCTCGACATTCCTCCTTTCGAGCAACAGGCTCGCGATCTGGCGGGGCGGGGGCAGTTCGAAGACGCTTACCGGGTCCTGGAGGAAGCCGAGAACTCGACGCCCGGAGATCCTCGCATTGCGAGAACCCGCGGGCTCGTGCTGCTCACGCAGGGGAAATACGCGGAGTCTCGCGAAGTGCTGTTCGAGACAGCGATTCGAGATCCAGCCGATGCCGCCACGCGGTTCTATCTCGGCATGGCCTGCCATTATCTCGGGTTGATTCCCGAAGCCATCCGCGAATATGAAGCCGCTCTCGAACTGCGTCCCGACTACGACGCCGTCCGTGAGTACCTCGATCCGCTCCAGCCAGCGAATTCGTAA
- a CDS encoding sugar phosphate isomerase/epimerase family protein produces the protein MPGPIDRRQFLQFLAAGSALAALPASASAAPSKMRLGLVTYQWGKDWDLATIIKHCEAADFSGVELRSTHKHGVEITLDAAERREVQAQFADSPVECVGPGSACEYHSADPEVVRKNIEETKEFIKLSHDIGGTGVKVRPNGFPKEVSKEKTLEQIGKSLREVGQFAEDHGQIIRLEVHGRGTSELPYIRTMLDVADHPAVTVCWNCNGTDLAGEGLEHNFKLVQDSISTVHIHDLRHDNYPWQQLFALLKGINFSGWTLIEDGKVPEDIPAAMKENRKLWERLAS, from the coding sequence ATGCCCGGACCGATCGATCGTCGCCAGTTCCTTCAGTTCCTCGCTGCCGGTTCGGCTCTGGCCGCCCTGCCCGCCTCCGCCAGTGCCGCTCCTTCGAAGATGCGGCTTGGTCTGGTGACCTACCAGTGGGGCAAAGACTGGGATCTCGCCACGATCATCAAACATTGCGAAGCGGCGGACTTCTCCGGCGTCGAATTGCGGTCGACTCACAAACATGGCGTCGAGATCACTCTCGATGCCGCCGAGCGACGGGAAGTCCAGGCCCAGTTTGCCGACAGTCCGGTCGAATGTGTCGGTCCCGGAAGCGCCTGTGAGTATCACTCGGCTGATCCCGAGGTTGTGAGAAAGAATATCGAAGAGACCAAAGAGTTCATCAAACTCTCGCACGACATTGGTGGAACGGGCGTCAAAGTGCGGCCCAACGGATTCCCCAAAGAAGTCTCGAAAGAGAAGACGCTGGAGCAGATCGGCAAATCGCTCCGCGAAGTCGGGCAGTTCGCGGAAGATCATGGTCAGATCATTCGGCTCGAAGTTCACGGCCGGGGGACCAGCGAGCTCCCCTACATCCGCACCATGCTGGATGTCGCCGATCATCCGGCGGTCACCGTCTGCTGGAACTGCAACGGAACCGATCTCGCGGGCGAAGGGCTGGAGCACAACTTCAAGCTGGTTCAGGACAGCATCAGCACGGTGCATATCCACGACCTGCGGCACGACAATTACCCGTGGCAGCAGCTGTTTGCCTTGCTGAAGGGGATCAACTTCAGCGGCTGGACGCTGATTGAAGACGGCAAGGTGCCTGAAGACATTCCGGCGGCGATGAAAGAGAATCGCAAGCTCTGGGAACGACTCGCGAGCTGA
- a CDS encoding DNA-3-methyladenine glycosylase family protein, giving the protein MSRLIGQVGPCTLKPNRRRFEMLLRAIVSQQISTAAARTIFKRVKGCSSTGRISLIGMQQVSDEQFLAAGLSRQKLKYIRDLIEHCGRREPDLSRLDRLTDEKIIAELIAIKGIGVWTAQMFLIFSLGRLDVLPTGDLGVQNAVRNLYGIDGEKDALIRKMQELSLQWTPYASIGSWYCWRSLDLKP; this is encoded by the coding sequence ATGAGCCGCCTGATCGGCCAGGTCGGTCCATGCACACTCAAGCCGAATCGTCGCCGATTCGAAATGCTGCTGCGGGCGATCGTGTCTCAGCAAATCTCCACAGCGGCCGCTCGAACCATCTTCAAGCGAGTTAAAGGCTGCAGTTCAACTGGACGGATTTCTCTGATCGGAATGCAACAGGTCAGTGACGAGCAGTTCCTCGCCGCCGGTTTATCGCGACAGAAGCTGAAATACATTCGCGATCTGATTGAACATTGCGGTCGCCGCGAACCCGACCTGTCACGACTCGACCGGCTGACGGACGAGAAGATCATCGCCGAACTGATCGCAATTAAGGGGATCGGCGTCTGGACAGCGCAGATGTTCCTCATCTTCAGCCTGGGCCGACTCGATGTGCTTCCCACCGGCGACCTCGGCGTGCAGAACGCTGTACGCAATCTCTACGGCATCGACGGGGAGAAAGACGCGTTGATCAGGAAAATGCAGGAGCTGTCGCTGCAGTGGACCCCGTACGCCAGCATCGGTAGCTGGTACTGCTGGCGCAGCCTGGATCTGAAACCGTAG